One part of the Coriobacteriia bacterium genome encodes these proteins:
- a CDS encoding MFS transporter produces the protein MSHRRGRVPRNVAALGIVSLLTDASSEMVYPILPFFLSTALGAPVAVVGLIESVAEATASLTRVGSGWLSDRLGKRRPLVLAGYSLSDLAKPLLAFAPSWPAVLALRFVDRFGKGIRTAPRDALIADSSTEADRGLNFGVHRALDTVGAAIGPLVAFLVLSRAANAYRTVFLISAVPGVLAVVLLSRLVREVPASQSSAGAGRAVPPSLRGLGRPFIVFTTMSAVFALGNTSDAFLVLRARDLGAPEALVALMYALFNVVGALVAVPAGMRSDRVGRRKVVAAGFALYALVYAGFAAGGPSWSPWVLFAAYGVPYGMTEGLTRAFVVDLVGEDRRATAIGGYTFVLGLVALPASAFGGLLWDLVSPSAPFWFSSALMGVAAVGVASARSLSASGGMRSSGAESGR, from the coding sequence ATGAGCCACCGTCGCGGCCGCGTGCCGCGAAACGTCGCGGCGCTCGGCATCGTCAGTCTTCTCACCGACGCGTCGTCCGAGATGGTCTACCCCATCCTCCCGTTCTTCCTGAGTACCGCGCTCGGCGCGCCGGTGGCCGTCGTAGGCCTTATCGAGTCCGTGGCCGAGGCGACCGCCTCCCTCACGCGCGTGGGTTCGGGGTGGCTCTCGGACCGGCTCGGTAAGCGGCGGCCTCTGGTCCTCGCCGGATACTCGCTGTCCGACCTCGCCAAGCCGCTCCTAGCGTTCGCCCCGAGTTGGCCCGCCGTGCTCGCGCTGCGCTTCGTCGACCGGTTCGGCAAAGGGATCCGCACGGCGCCGCGTGACGCTCTCATCGCGGATTCGTCGACGGAGGCCGATCGCGGGTTGAACTTCGGCGTGCACCGAGCACTCGACACCGTCGGGGCGGCGATAGGGCCGCTCGTCGCGTTCCTGGTTCTCTCTCGCGCGGCGAACGCCTATCGCACGGTCTTCCTGATCTCCGCCGTTCCCGGCGTCCTCGCGGTCGTGTTGCTGTCGCGCCTCGTGCGTGAAGTGCCCGCATCGCAGTCCTCCGCGGGTGCCGGCCGTGCGGTCCCGCCGAGTCTGAGAGGGCTGGGGAGGCCGTTCATCGTCTTCACAACGATGAGCGCCGTGTTCGCGCTCGGCAACACGAGCGACGCGTTCCTCGTGCTCAGGGCGCGCGACCTTGGCGCGCCGGAGGCGCTCGTCGCCCTCATGTACGCCCTGTTCAACGTCGTCGGTGCCCTCGTCGCCGTTCCGGCCGGCATGCGCAGCGACCGTGTCGGGCGCAGGAAGGTCGTCGCGGCGGGATTCGCCCTGTACGCGCTCGTGTACGCCGGGTTCGCGGCCGGTGGCCCGTCCTGGTCGCCCTGGGTCCTCTTCGCGGCATACGGCGTTCCATACGGGATGACGGAGGGGCTCACGCGCGCGTTCGTCGTCGACCTTGTGGGCGAGGACAGGCGCGCCACCGCCATAGGCGGATACACGTTCGTCCTCGGTCTCGTGGCGCTCCCCGCCAGCGCTTTCGGGGGATTGCTCTGGGACCTCGTCTCGCCTTCCGCTCCGTTCTGGTTCAGCTCCGCGTTGATGGGGGTCGCCGCGGTCGGAGTGGCGTCTGCACGGTCCTTGTCGGCGTCGGGAGGGATGCGGAGCTCCGGCGCCGAATCCGGCAGATAG
- a CDS encoding SAM-dependent chlorinase/fluorinase: MQAIICFVSDFGLDDTWVGVCHAVIHRACPQARVVDLSHLVPPFDIRKGAVVCASGVWQLPDAIHLAVVDPGVGGGRRDVCLVTKSGTRLVGPDNGVLLPATWASGGVAEAYAIDPSCLDYRAPLPTFHARDILSPAAALLASGVPPRKVGTAFDPAELEPAPFSSWRIESGEVAADVLDIDRFGSVRIGIAGGELPDAGLDVPTLELGFGHLSVRAPLATTFSDVPEGAPVALVDSSGWLTLAVRMGSASERYGIEPGHTARLKPAS, from the coding sequence TTGCAGGCGATCATCTGCTTCGTCTCGGACTTCGGTCTCGACGACACGTGGGTGGGGGTGTGCCATGCGGTCATCCACCGCGCATGTCCTCAGGCGCGCGTCGTCGACCTTTCGCATCTCGTGCCCCCGTTCGACATCCGCAAAGGGGCTGTCGTGTGCGCATCCGGTGTCTGGCAGTTGCCTGACGCGATACACCTCGCGGTCGTCGATCCCGGGGTGGGGGGCGGAAGACGCGACGTCTGCTTGGTGACGAAGTCCGGGACGCGGCTCGTGGGTCCCGACAACGGAGTCCTGCTCCCGGCCACATGGGCGAGCGGCGGAGTGGCCGAGGCGTACGCGATCGATCCCTCGTGCCTCGACTACCGTGCGCCGCTTCCGACGTTCCACGCACGGGACATCCTCTCGCCCGCGGCGGCGCTCCTTGCCAGCGGAGTGCCGCCGCGCAAGGTGGGGACCGCCTTCGACCCGGCGGAGTTGGAGCCTGCACCCTTCTCGTCCTGGAGGATCGAGTCCGGTGAGGTGGCGGCCGATGTGCTCGACATCGACCGTTTCGGCTCCGTGCGGATCGGTATCGCGGGCGGGGAGTTGCCCGACGCCGGACTCGACGTTCCTACCCTCGAACTCGGTTTCGGCCACCTGAGTGTTCGCGCGCCGTTGGCGACCACCTTCTCGGACGTACCGGAAGGGGCGCCCGTCGCCCTGGTCGATTCATCCGGGTGGCTCACGCTGGCTGTGCGCATGGGGAGCGCTTCCGAGAGATACGGCATCGAGCCGGGCCACACCGCGCGACTCAAGCCCGCGTCCTGA
- a CDS encoding NapC/NirT family cytochrome c, producing MARISLAGFKDPVRRPRYIIWTGVIVLLLAAFIVVALGITSTRWFCANACHKVQDDTIIAYEHSSHSVISCMACHMPVNANPIIFVLHKAEALGEAYLTIANKFELPLNAESEVSQEMESERCTQCHSSNREVTPSPGIIINHEIHKKKGVACAKCHNRIAHKEDFTLVLKGNHKHEDFMKMEGCFRCHGLEEGSKAPGACSVCHTRDFELKPENHLEPGFFPKGHAELKKEEPKYCRMCHVEKKFCMDCHGMEMPHPEEFKTKTHPETVKTQFKKCDYCHKVSKTFFCSKCHHKGFAETVPWARQHAKTVASDGVAPCLGACHAAKFCSDCHTKTKPFPTSHKAKDWLHRAKLDARAAHAEGAKKEITACEICHGTGGAKSRFCMACHKIEMPHPASFKSFHAGTGRKAPRVCANCHRFRELCSNCHHKGASNRVPWLRVHPKTVASDSAAGCFEKCHKDKNFCVTCHTRLKALPTSHRARDWTRRTNVNVAAKHPKSFEQSAESCTYCHGDGGPKSRFCMACHKLEMPHAADFKDTHKAQFEARRLAKRTCTNCHIQFFCDKCHHVGSVQTVTWLRRHQVIVKQNGADPCFKCHAPTACSYCHVRLLR from the coding sequence ATGGCGAGGATCTCGCTTGCCGGGTTCAAGGACCCGGTACGCAGACCGAGATACATCATCTGGACCGGCGTCATCGTGCTCCTGCTGGCGGCATTCATCGTCGTAGCCCTGGGCATCACATCGACGCGGTGGTTCTGCGCGAACGCTTGCCACAAGGTCCAGGACGACACGATCATCGCCTACGAACACTCGTCTCACTCAGTGATATCCTGCATGGCATGTCACATGCCCGTGAACGCCAATCCCATCATCTTCGTGCTGCACAAGGCGGAGGCACTGGGCGAGGCGTACCTGACGATCGCGAACAAGTTCGAGTTGCCACTGAACGCCGAATCGGAAGTCTCCCAGGAGATGGAGTCCGAGCGGTGCACGCAGTGCCATTCGAGCAACCGTGAGGTCACGCCGAGCCCGGGGATCATCATCAATCACGAGATCCACAAGAAGAAGGGCGTCGCCTGCGCGAAGTGCCACAACCGCATCGCGCACAAGGAGGACTTCACCCTCGTCCTCAAGGGCAACCACAAGCACGAGGACTTCATGAAGATGGAAGGCTGCTTCCGGTGCCACGGCCTCGAGGAGGGCTCGAAGGCTCCGGGCGCATGCTCCGTCTGCCACACAAGGGACTTCGAGCTCAAGCCTGAGAACCACCTCGAGCCGGGCTTCTTCCCCAAGGGCCATGCCGAGCTGAAGAAGGAAGAGCCGAAGTACTGTCGCATGTGCCATGTCGAGAAGAAGTTCTGCATGGACTGCCACGGCATGGAGATGCCGCACCCCGAGGAGTTCAAGACCAAGACGCACCCCGAGACGGTGAAGACGCAGTTCAAGAAGTGCGACTACTGCCACAAGGTGTCGAAGACGTTCTTCTGCTCGAAGTGTCACCACAAGGGCTTCGCCGAGACGGTGCCGTGGGCGCGTCAGCACGCCAAGACGGTCGCCTCCGACGGCGTCGCGCCGTGCCTGGGCGCCTGCCATGCGGCCAAGTTCTGCTCCGACTGCCACACGAAGACGAAGCCGTTCCCGACCTCGCACAAGGCGAAGGATTGGTTGCATCGCGCGAAGCTCGATGCGCGTGCCGCTCACGCCGAGGGTGCCAAGAAGGAGATAACGGCTTGCGAGATCTGTCACGGGACCGGCGGCGCCAAGTCGCGGTTCTGCATGGCGTGCCACAAGATCGAGATGCCGCACCCGGCGTCGTTCAAGAGCTTCCACGCCGGCACCGGCCGCAAGGCCCCCAGGGTGTGCGCGAACTGCCATCGCTTCCGCGAACTGTGCAGCAACTGCCACCACAAGGGTGCTTCGAACCGGGTCCCGTGGCTGCGGGTCCACCCGAAGACCGTTGCGTCCGATTCCGCGGCCGGGTGCTTCGAGAAGTGTCACAAGGACAAGAACTTCTGCGTCACGTGCCATACGAGGCTCAAGGCGCTCCCGACCTCGCACCGTGCGCGTGACTGGACGAGGCGGACCAACGTGAACGTGGCGGCGAAGCATCCGAAGTCGTTCGAGCAGTCCGCCGAGTCCTGCACGTACTGCCATGGCGACGGAGGACCGAAGTCGCGGTTCTGCATGGCATGCCACAAGCTCGAGATGCCGCACGCCGCGGACTTCAAGGACACGCACAAGGCGCAGTTCGAGGCGCGTCGACTCGCGAAGCGGACCTGCACCAACTGTCACATCCAGTTCTTCTGTGACAAGTGTCACCACGTCGGCTCCGTCCAGACGGTGACATGGCTCAGGCGGCACCAGGTCATCGTGAAGCAGAACGGCGCCGACCCGTGCTTCAAGTGTCACGCGCCGACGGCATGCTCTTACTGCCACGTGAGACTCCTGCGCTAG
- a CDS encoding DUF2085 domain-containing protein, whose amino-acid sequence MLSSILRSIGFGLCHQLPARSFFSGGVQVPVCARDTGIYMGFVLSLALLAILARGSRPSGAPRRLVLAVVVVFVGIMAWDGISSYAGWRSTGNDLRLLTGLFAGSGLAVVVLPMVNGQLWRRPGREGPLATGRELGLWLTVVPGGFALVRWGLPFLGAAYPGLVAVSVVATFVTVNLVLVCLAPRFEGRADSLGDAAVPIALATVAALAEIAASGLLRMWLERLAGLR is encoded by the coding sequence GTGCTGAGCTCGATCCTGCGGTCCATCGGCTTCGGGCTCTGCCACCAGTTGCCCGCGCGCTCGTTCTTCTCGGGCGGCGTGCAGGTCCCTGTGTGCGCGAGAGACACGGGCATCTACATGGGGTTCGTTCTCTCCCTCGCGTTGCTTGCGATTCTCGCGCGCGGTTCTCGTCCCTCGGGCGCACCGCGTCGGCTGGTTCTCGCGGTCGTCGTCGTGTTCGTCGGGATCATGGCCTGGGACGGTATCTCCTCGTACGCCGGGTGGCGCTCGACCGGCAACGACCTGAGACTCCTGACCGGATTGTTCGCGGGCTCGGGCCTCGCCGTCGTCGTGCTTCCGATGGTCAACGGGCAACTCTGGCGGAGGCCGGGTCGCGAAGGCCCCTTAGCCACAGGCCGCGAACTCGGGCTCTGGCTGACCGTCGTGCCGGGCGGCTTCGCGCTGGTGAGATGGGGTCTCCCGTTTCTCGGCGCAGCATACCCTGGGCTCGTGGCGGTCTCAGTCGTCGCGACGTTCGTGACGGTGAACCTGGTGCTCGTCTGCCTGGCACCCCGGTTCGAGGGGCGGGCTGACAGCCTAGGCGACGCCGCGGTGCCGATAGCGCTTGCTACCGTGGCTGCGTTGGCGGAGATCGCGGCATCCGGGCTTCTGAGGATGTGGTTGGAGCGTCTCGCAGGACTGCGGTAG
- a CDS encoding transglycosylase domain-containing protein, translating to MESRRIRLTINLAIGALVGMFVLFSASGIYLYLLSRTLPDLEVDPAAFRSARTSVVYAADGSVLTEWHGAEDRKLVSLDRVSKVMRDAVVAIEDERFYMHHGVDTEAIARALKVNTETGDYSQGGSTITQQVVKVLFLGRDRTITRKVREALLAFQLETKADKDKVLETYLNVVYFGGGSYGVESASRRYFGRAASDLSLPEAALLAAVIRSPAYYSPTAHPENAVKRRNVVLKKMFELGYISEGEQRDAAASPLGLAPPREVPEVAPYFIEYVKQDLIDRLGADKVFNGGLRVHTSLELRLQKIAEHAAWGTLNQPGDPEVSVAAVDHRSGRVLAMVGGRDYKKDQFNLASQGRRQPGSAFKPFVLVAALERGVSADQVFSAAPYSVQVTDGVWRVQNYENARTAGSLTLRSATMWSVNTVYARLIMKVGPKAVVRVARSMGIVSPVEPNPAIALGGLSTGVTPLEMAAAYGTIATGGLRFVPTGVVKVTDDRGRLVYAPDFTGKRAIPQDVAVRASLMLHEVVTNGTGTSARIPQWAAGKTGTTQSYRDAWFVGYAGDVSTAVWVGHRDGQVSMTDVHGIKVTGGSFPAIIWREFMRQAASYGSAAVVAPVPLPGVSGSPTVVRVRICDETFLLANPRCPNTTELELEPGLVPKRVCDKH from the coding sequence GTGGAATCTCGGCGCATAAGGCTCACCATCAATCTCGCCATCGGGGCGCTCGTCGGCATGTTCGTCCTGTTCTCCGCTTCGGGGATCTACCTCTACCTGCTCTCACGAACGCTGCCCGACCTCGAGGTGGACCCCGCGGCCTTCCGCTCCGCTCGGACATCGGTCGTGTACGCGGCGGATGGTTCCGTGCTCACCGAGTGGCATGGAGCGGAGGACCGGAAGCTCGTCTCTCTGGACCGGGTCTCGAAGGTGATGCGTGACGCGGTCGTCGCGATAGAGGACGAGCGGTTCTACATGCATCACGGAGTGGACACCGAGGCGATCGCCCGCGCCCTCAAGGTGAACACCGAGACGGGCGACTACTCTCAGGGCGGCAGCACCATCACCCAGCAGGTGGTGAAGGTGCTCTTCCTCGGTCGAGACCGCACCATCACGCGGAAGGTCAGGGAAGCCCTCCTCGCGTTCCAGCTCGAGACGAAGGCCGACAAGGACAAGGTGCTCGAGACCTACCTCAACGTCGTCTACTTCGGTGGCGGGAGCTATGGCGTCGAAAGCGCCTCCCGCCGCTACTTCGGGAGGGCCGCGAGCGATCTGAGCCTGCCAGAGGCGGCCTTGCTCGCCGCGGTCATCCGGTCGCCGGCGTACTACTCGCCCACAGCGCATCCCGAGAACGCGGTGAAGCGCCGCAACGTCGTGCTCAAGAAGATGTTCGAGCTTGGGTACATCTCGGAGGGCGAGCAGCGCGATGCGGCCGCGTCGCCACTGGGTCTCGCGCCCCCGCGCGAAGTGCCGGAGGTCGCTCCCTACTTCATCGAGTACGTGAAGCAGGACCTCATCGACCGGCTCGGAGCCGACAAGGTGTTCAACGGGGGACTTCGAGTCCACACCTCTCTCGAGCTGCGCCTGCAGAAGATAGCCGAGCACGCCGCTTGGGGCACCTTGAATCAGCCCGGCGATCCGGAGGTCTCGGTCGCCGCCGTCGATCATCGGAGCGGTCGAGTCCTCGCTATGGTCGGCGGCCGCGACTACAAGAAGGACCAGTTCAACCTTGCCTCACAGGGCCGACGACAGCCCGGTTCTGCATTCAAGCCGTTCGTCCTTGTCGCCGCGCTCGAACGCGGCGTCTCGGCCGACCAGGTCTTCTCCGCGGCACCGTATTCCGTGCAGGTGACCGACGGGGTCTGGCGGGTGCAGAACTACGAGAACGCCCGCACGGCAGGGTCACTGACCTTGCGCTCTGCGACGATGTGGTCGGTGAACACGGTGTACGCTCGCTTGATCATGAAGGTCGGCCCGAAGGCCGTGGTGCGTGTGGCGAGATCGATGGGCATCGTCAGCCCGGTCGAGCCGAACCCCGCCATCGCGCTGGGCGGTCTCTCGACAGGAGTCACGCCGCTGGAGATGGCCGCGGCATACGGGACCATCGCCACAGGCGGACTCAGGTTCGTGCCTACCGGGGTCGTGAAGGTGACCGACGATCGTGGCCGGCTGGTCTACGCCCCCGACTTCACCGGGAAGCGCGCCATCCCCCAGGACGTGGCGGTGCGGGCATCGCTGATGCTGCATGAGGTCGTCACGAACGGGACCGGGACGTCCGCGAGGATCCCTCAGTGGGCGGCGGGCAAGACGGGCACGACGCAGTCGTACCGCGACGCATGGTTCGTCGGCTACGCGGGCGACGTCTCGACCGCTGTCTGGGTCGGCCATCGCGACGGGCAGGTATCGATGACCGACGTGCACGGCATCAAGGTCACGGGAGGCAGCTTCCCGGCGATCATCTGGCGCGAGTTCATGAGACAGGCCGCATCGTACGGCAGTGCCGCGGTGGTCGCCCCCGTCCCCCTGCCAGGCGTGTCGGGCTCGCCGACCGTCGTCCGGGTCCGGATCTGCGACGAGACCTTCCTGCTCGCGAATCCGCGTTGTCCGAACACGACGGAACTCGAGCTCGAGCCCGGTCTCGTTCCGAAGCGTGTCTGCGACAAGCACTGA
- a CDS encoding RidA family protein — MGSVADRLAAAGHVLPSAPSALGAYVPARRAGGLVFTAGQIPMRDGALMREGTVGAEVTPEDAAACAAQAVLNALAAASTVCDLDEVSGVVKMVGYVASSAGFTRQPAVVDGASAVLAIAFGERGVHAREAVGVAVLPLGAPVEVSLVLELPSLG; from the coding sequence ATGGGCTCTGTCGCCGATAGGCTCGCCGCAGCGGGACATGTGCTCCCGTCGGCGCCGTCCGCGCTCGGCGCATACGTCCCCGCGCGTCGCGCGGGTGGCCTCGTCTTCACCGCCGGTCAGATCCCGATGCGTGACGGCGCACTCATGCGCGAAGGGACCGTCGGCGCCGAGGTGACACCCGAGGATGCGGCTGCTTGCGCAGCGCAGGCCGTGCTAAACGCGCTGGCCGCGGCGTCTACCGTGTGCGACCTCGATGAGGTCTCCGGAGTCGTGAAGATGGTCGGATACGTCGCGTCGTCGGCGGGATTCACTCGCCAGCCGGCGGTGGTGGACGGTGCCAGCGCCGTGCTCGCCATCGCTTTCGGAGAGCGTGGCGTCCATGCGAGAGAGGCCGTCGGGGTCGCCGTCCTGCCGCTCGGCGCGCCCGTGGAGGTCTCGCTCGTGCTCGAGCTCCCCTCGCTGGGATGA
- a CDS encoding DUF362 domain-containing protein, with protein sequence MGQGVVSISRCGVYEPSEIASSLREVLRPLGGMKAFVSPGQRVFLKVNLLSKAVPDRAVTTHPEIVRALIREVRAAGGEPAVGDSPGGRPTAASAARLFETTGMTRVCAEEDVRLVLLDDDVVRVPAPTGSVLYSAFDLGREAVEADVLISVAKLKTHGFMMFTGAVKNLFGCIPGLEKARFHLKVPDRDDFGSMLVDLMLACRPSLAVMDAVVGMEGEGPAGGSPRHIGALLASADLVAMDVIASSMAGFDPLEVYTNKAAASRGIGPRTADEVTVVGEDWRALAPDSFARPARDIASRMPRGLPARMKQAVTARPHLARPADCTRCRECEANCPVRAIEVDRDHGPRFDLKTCIRCYCCQELCPPQAIGIRVPLLARLMDSGRR encoded by the coding sequence ATGGGCCAGGGGGTAGTCTCCATCTCGCGTTGCGGCGTATACGAACCATCGGAGATCGCGAGTTCGCTGCGGGAGGTCCTCAGGCCGCTCGGAGGCATGAAAGCGTTCGTCAGTCCGGGGCAGAGGGTGTTCCTCAAGGTTAACCTGCTGAGCAAGGCGGTGCCCGACCGCGCCGTCACCACACACCCCGAGATCGTGCGGGCGCTGATCCGCGAGGTGCGCGCGGCCGGCGGAGAACCCGCGGTGGGAGACAGCCCGGGCGGACGTCCGACCGCCGCCAGCGCCGCCCGGCTCTTCGAGACGACGGGGATGACACGGGTCTGCGCGGAAGAGGACGTCCGTCTGGTCCTGCTCGACGACGACGTCGTCCGCGTTCCGGCACCGACCGGCTCGGTGCTCTACTCGGCGTTCGACCTGGGGCGCGAGGCTGTCGAAGCCGACGTCCTCATCAGTGTCGCCAAGCTCAAGACGCACGGCTTCATGATGTTCACCGGAGCTGTGAAGAACCTGTTCGGCTGCATCCCGGGTCTCGAGAAGGCCCGATTCCATCTCAAGGTGCCCGACCGCGACGATTTCGGATCGATGCTCGTCGACCTCATGCTCGCCTGCCGTCCCTCGCTGGCCGTGATGGACGCCGTCGTGGGCATGGAAGGCGAGGGACCCGCGGGCGGCTCGCCGCGCCACATCGGCGCACTGCTCGCGTCTGCCGACCTCGTGGCGATGGATGTGATCGCCTCCTCGATGGCAGGCTTCGACCCGCTCGAGGTCTACACGAACAAGGCCGCCGCTTCCCGGGGCATCGGGCCCCGCACGGCGGACGAGGTCACCGTGGTCGGCGAGGACTGGCGCGCGCTCGCGCCTGACTCGTTCGCGCGCCCGGCCCGCGACATCGCATCGCGCATGCCGCGCGGCCTCCCTGCCCGGATGAAGCAGGCGGTCACGGCCCGACCGCACCTGGCGCGACCAGCGGACTGCACGCGGTGCCGCGAGTGTGAGGCGAACTGCCCGGTGAGAGCGATCGAAGTCGATCGCGACCATGGGCCGCGCTTCGACCTCAAGACCTGCATCCGCTGCTACTGCTGCCAGGAGCTATGCCCGCCGCAGGCCATCGGCATCCGCGTCCCACTCCTCGCACGCCTGATGGACTCGGGACGCCGCTAG
- a CDS encoding methyl-accepting chemotaxis protein, with protein MKAVAQRAPTTGWGSRVSDKRGFFDMSARRMFLTMLVGGLIFGMIFPPFAGLFVTAKSTPAWIAFALLCVAAGAGLGVLCFFTSQKSTEAIMSDVLRRASEQFGVAARQVRGSQASAEETLRVFKSVSEVLESARGVNAHIRALTAQVLAATEQQASGAAEQAAAVTQTSATLEELAQTSSQIADNSEAVVRVAERTLASAEEGMTSVSDTAAGIEEIRQTTMQASDRILALGERSQEIGRVLTIIDEIAEQTKILALNAAIEAARAGEAGKGFSVVAEEIRKLADSVTESTQEIGRVVREIQASTSALVMSTERAAKKVDEGKELAYHTAASLEKIVSQVEETTDAAKQISIATQQQRTASDQVVVSMKEVAQVSKQSAETSRQVSAAIGELNQLADSLGSN; from the coding sequence ATGAAGGCGGTCGCGCAGCGGGCGCCGACGACGGGCTGGGGGTCGCGGGTGAGCGACAAGCGCGGGTTCTTCGACATGAGCGCGCGGCGGATGTTCCTTACGATGCTGGTCGGCGGGCTCATCTTCGGCATGATCTTCCCGCCATTCGCCGGGTTGTTCGTGACCGCGAAGTCCACCCCTGCGTGGATAGCCTTCGCTCTTCTTTGTGTCGCGGCCGGAGCTGGCCTCGGCGTGCTCTGTTTCTTCACGTCGCAGAAATCCACCGAGGCCATCATGAGCGACGTGCTTCGCCGGGCGTCCGAGCAGTTCGGTGTGGCGGCGAGACAGGTCCGCGGCTCACAGGCCTCAGCAGAGGAGACCCTGCGCGTCTTCAAGTCGGTCTCCGAGGTGCTCGAGAGCGCCCGTGGAGTGAACGCGCACATCAGGGCGCTCACCGCCCAGGTTCTCGCCGCCACGGAGCAGCAGGCCTCCGGCGCCGCGGAGCAGGCCGCCGCGGTGACGCAGACGTCCGCCACCCTCGAGGAGCTGGCGCAGACCTCGAGCCAGATCGCGGACAACTCCGAAGCGGTCGTGCGCGTCGCCGAGCGCACGCTGGCGAGCGCGGAGGAGGGCATGACGTCGGTATCGGACACCGCTGCGGGGATCGAGGAGATCCGTCAGACGACGATGCAGGCGTCGGACCGGATCCTCGCGCTCGGCGAGCGCAGTCAGGAGATCGGTCGTGTTCTGACGATAATCGACGAGATCGCCGAGCAGACGAAGATACTCGCGTTGAACGCGGCCATCGAAGCCGCTCGCGCCGGAGAGGCGGGCAAGGGCTTCTCCGTGGTCGCCGAGGAGATCCGCAAACTCGCGGACTCGGTCACGGAGTCGACGCAGGAGATCGGGAGAGTGGTCCGCGAGATCCAGGCGTCTACGTCGGCGCTCGTCATGTCCACGGAGCGCGCGGCGAAGAAGGTCGACGAGGGCAAGGAGCTCGCGTACCACACGGCCGCGTCTCTCGAGAAGATCGTCTCTCAGGTCGAGGAGACCACCGATGCGGCGAAACAGATCTCGATCGCGACCCAGCAGCAGAGGACCGCGTCGGACCAGGTCGTCGTCTCGATGAAGGAGGTCGCGCAGGTCTCGAAGCAGTCCGCCGAGACCTCGCGGCAGGTCTCGGCGGCGATCGGTGAACTCAACCAGCTCGCGGACTCGCTCGGCTCCAACTGA
- a CDS encoding 4Fe-4S binding protein yields MIRHDSADGGGRVAEAHIDTARCDRSPGCPARRLCPRGAIVPLPGGRYPGGNGYTIEMARCAGCGVCVSACPTGAVSATI; encoded by the coding sequence ATGATACGGCATGACAGCGCCGACGGAGGAGGACGAGTGGCGGAAGCACACATCGACACGGCCCGATGCGACCGCTCACCGGGCTGCCCCGCCAGAAGGCTCTGCCCGCGTGGTGCGATCGTCCCGCTTCCCGGCGGGAGATACCCCGGCGGGAACGGCTACACTATCGAGATGGCCCGATGCGCCGGATGCGGTGTGTGCGTCAGTGCCTGCCCGACGGGCGCCGTCTCGGCCACGATCTGA
- a CDS encoding DnaJ domain-containing protein: MAAADHYRTLQVDRDADPEVVEKAYRVLALKHHPDVSDGTVGHARMARINEAYRVLSDPRLRAEYDARLPARHGGEAWELFLDEGLVGLFLGWARARDDS, encoded by the coding sequence ATGGCGGCGGCGGATCACTATCGGACCCTGCAGGTCGATCGCGACGCCGACCCCGAGGTCGTCGAGAAGGCGTACCGGGTGCTCGCTCTCAAGCACCACCCCGACGTGTCGGACGGCACCGTAGGTCACGCACGGATGGCGCGCATCAACGAAGCCTACCGTGTGCTGAGCGACCCCCGCCTTCGCGCCGAGTACGACGCCAGGTTGCCGGCCCGCCACGGTGGAGAAGCGTGGGAGCTCTTCCTCGACGAAGGTCTGGTCGGGCTCTTCCTGGGGTGGGCCCGCGCCCGCGATGACTCCTAG
- a CDS encoding DUF1462 family protein has translation MVRDELAQRFGDSAAITYHDVSDASVRSSESDAIAHIQAEGLLYPVTFIDGRPVYDGAVSYPAILRAVQNALSAAKTG, from the coding sequence ATCGTCCGCGACGAGCTGGCCCAGCGATTCGGCGACTCGGCTGCCATCACATATCACGACGTGAGTGACGCGAGCGTCCGCTCGAGCGAGAGCGACGCCATAGCTCACATCCAAGCCGAGGGACTCCTCTACCCGGTGACGTTCATCGACGGACGGCCCGTGTACGACGGCGCCGTCTCATACCCCGCGATCCTGCGAGCGGTCCAGAACGCCCTGAGCGCGGCAAAGACCGGCTGA